The Oncorhynchus tshawytscha isolate Ot180627B linkage group LG30, Otsh_v2.0, whole genome shotgun sequence genome includes a region encoding these proteins:
- the LOC112228266 gene encoding gastrotropin isoform X1, translating to MLPCLPSLTSPQPINSPYTMAFVGKWETETQEGYEEFCKLVGIPDDVIEKGRDYKLITEVVQNGNEFSWSQLYPTNKSVTNKFVIDQECDMETIGGKKFKATVTMEGGKLSTKFPKYHHTSEISGGKLIEVKVSLWQKMVYIRRDDK from the exons ATGCTTCCCTGCTTGCCTTCGCTCACCTCTCCTCAACCCATCAACTCTCCGTACACCATGGCCTTCGTTGGAAAGTGGGAAACTGAGACCCAGGAGGGATACGAAGAATTCTGCAAGCTCGTTG GCATCCCTGATGACGTCATTGAGAAGGGTCGCGACTACAAACTCATCACTGAGGTGGTGCAGAACGGCAATGAGTTCTCATGGTCCCAGCTCTATCCCACAAACAAGAGCGTCACCAACAAGTTTGTGATTGACCAGGAATGTGACATGGAGACCATCGGGGGGAAAAAGTTCAAG GCCACTGTTACAATGGAGGGGGGCAAGCTGAGCACGAAATTCCCCAAATACCACCACACATCTGAAATCAGCGGAGGAAAACTGATTGAGGTAAAAGTGTCACTTTGGCAGAAGATGGTGTATATTAGGAGAGATGATAAATAA
- the LOC112228265 gene encoding cyclin-J-like gives MEREEQWWTCQLAADIHQSLRIKELKLPTYKAHSPQIRMRRYFADLLAVLSNRYQLCPVARHLAVYFLDLFMDHYDVAVRQLYVIALSCLLLASKFEEKEDCVPKLEQLNSLGFMCSLNLSLTKKDLVKMELLLLETFGWNLCMPTPAHFIDYYLHAAVQDGDLHNGWPLSSLNKTRAFMDKYTHYFLEVSLQDHAFLGFRPSQVTAACIAASRICLQITPSWTTVLRLLTGYSWDHLTQCIKLMLLAHDNDVKQANKSKSNSSSVQSPLQPQAHPSPSTVSCSTLIQPSSGSQQMLFQTGGYQQHLTHHSTSVSQMHMLGESQALGPVGSQDYLQSHQTGLLSGSVSQGAFPPFPSLTSGLGSSLPLQGPISMQVVLAAEPRHCLGLSYGGDYLGSHHAFTAGCFDR, from the exons gagCTGAAGTTGCCTACCTACAAGGCCCACTCTCCTCAGATCAGGATGCGGCGTTACTTTGCTGACCTGCTGGCTGTCCTCAGTAACCGCTACCAGCTGTGCCCAGTGGCTCGCCACCTGGCCGTCTACTTCCTGGACTTGTTTATGGACCACTACGACGTGGCAGTCCGCCAGCTCTACGTCAtcgccctctcctgtctcctcctagCCA GTAAGTTTGAGGAGAAGGAGGACTGTGTGCCAAAGCTGGAGCAGCTCAATTCTCTGGGCTTCATGTGTAGTCTGAACCTGTCACTGACCAAGAAGGATCTGGTCAAGATGGAGCTGCTTCTCTTAGAGACGTTTGGCTGGAACCTGTGTATGCCCACGCCAGCACACTTCATAGACTACTACCTCCATGCTGCTGTACAGGACGGAGACCTGCACAACGgctggcctctctcctccctcaacaaGACCAGAGCCTTCatggacaaatacacacactacTTCCTGGAAGTCTCACTGCAAG ACCATGCCTTCCTGGGCTTCCGGCCGTCCCAGGTGACGGCAGCTTGCATCGCGGCGTCCCGCATCTGTCTCCAGATCACCCCCAGCTGGACCACCGTCCTCCGCCTGCTCACCGGATACTCCTGGGACCACCTCACCCAGTGCATAAAGCTGATGCTGCT TGCCCATGACAATGATGTGAAACAGGCCAACAAATCCAAGTCCAACTCTTCATCTGTCCAGAGCCCTCTCCAACCCCAGGCCCATCCCTCGCCCTCCACAGTCTCCTGCTCCACCCTGATACAACCCTCTTCTGGCTCCCAGCAGATGCTCTTCCAGACAGGCGGCTACCAGCAGCACCTCACCCATCACTCCACTTCCGTTTCCCAGATGCACATGCTAGGTGAGTCCCAGGCTCTGGGCCCTGTTGGGTCTCAGGACTACCTCCAGTCCCACCAGACAGGGCTCCTCTCAGGCTCGGTTTCTCAGGGAGCCTTCCCCCCTTTCCCCAGCCTGACCTCAGGACTGGGCTCCTCCCTGCCCCTCCAGGGACCCATCTCCATGCAAGTGGTCCTTGCTGCAGAGCCCCGTCACTGTCTCGGCCTGTCCTACGGGGGAGACTACCTGGGCTCCCATCACGCCTTCACAGCAGGCTGCTTCGACAGGTGA
- the LOC112228266 gene encoding gastrotropin isoform X2, whose translation MLPCLPSLTSPQPINSPYTMAFVGKWETETQEGYEEFCKLVGIPDDVIEKGRDYKLITEVVQNGNEFSWSQLYPTNKSVTNKFVIDQECDMETIGGKKFKATVTMEGGKLSTKFPKYHHTSEISGGKLIETSTVGSVVLKRTSKKI comes from the exons ATGCTTCCCTGCTTGCCTTCGCTCACCTCTCCTCAACCCATCAACTCTCCGTACACCATGGCCTTCGTTGGAAAGTGGGAAACTGAGACCCAGGAGGGATACGAAGAATTCTGCAAGCTCGTTG GCATCCCTGATGACGTCATTGAGAAGGGTCGCGACTACAAACTCATCACTGAGGTGGTGCAGAACGGCAATGAGTTCTCATGGTCCCAGCTCTATCCCACAAACAAGAGCGTCACCAACAAGTTTGTGATTGACCAGGAATGTGACATGGAGACCATCGGGGGGAAAAAGTTCAAG GCCACTGTTACAATGGAGGGGGGCAAGCTGAGCACGAAATTCCCCAAATACCACCACACATCTGAAATCAGCGGAGGAAAACTGATTGAG ACCTCTACAGTGGGCTCGGTCGTGTTGAAAAGAACCAGCAAGAAGATCTAG